The Streptomyces sp. NBC_01268 genome window below encodes:
- a CDS encoding proline racemase family protein — protein sequence MSSTEVRTTDYHTAGEPFRIVDLAAAGLPPLPGDTVAERRATLLGPAGNGTAPRPGQLDGLRRLLVQEPRGHAGMYGGFVVPPDDDGAHLGVLFWHKDGYSTACGHGTMALGAWAVDSGLVAAPEDGRDVEVRIDVPSGRVTATVHRAGGRTTGVTFRNVPARVTGRGVPVATSRGTVQADLAHAGACYASVAARDLGLRVDRADLTELVAVGREVRAALAGHPATRHPDDPLLSGVYGVILYEDLPDTPAGPRQRNVTVFADGQIDRSPCGSGTSTRIALLADEGRLKEGDTLTHESVVDTVFTGRIAPGGETPDGLVTTVTGTAHRTGEHLFTLDPYDALGSGFPL from the coding sequence GTGAGCTCCACGGAGGTGCGGACCACCGACTACCACACGGCCGGCGAACCCTTCCGGATCGTCGACCTCGCCGCCGCCGGCCTGCCGCCGCTGCCCGGCGACACCGTCGCCGAACGCCGGGCGACGCTCCTCGGCCCGGCCGGCAACGGCACGGCGCCCCGGCCCGGCCAGCTGGACGGCCTGCGCCGGCTGCTCGTCCAGGAACCGCGCGGCCACGCCGGCATGTACGGCGGCTTCGTCGTGCCCCCGGACGACGACGGGGCGCACCTCGGCGTCCTGTTCTGGCACAAGGACGGCTACTCGACCGCCTGCGGCCACGGCACGATGGCGCTCGGCGCCTGGGCCGTGGACTCCGGTCTGGTCGCCGCCCCGGAGGACGGACGGGACGTCGAGGTGCGGATCGACGTCCCGTCAGGACGGGTCACCGCGACCGTCCACCGCGCGGGCGGCCGCACCACCGGTGTCACCTTCCGCAACGTCCCGGCCCGCGTGACCGGCCGGGGCGTCCCGGTGGCCACGAGCCGCGGCACGGTCCAGGCCGACCTCGCGCACGCCGGCGCCTGCTACGCCTCGGTCGCCGCCCGCGACCTCGGCCTGCGCGTCGACCGCGCCGACCTGACCGAGCTCGTGGCCGTGGGCCGGGAGGTCCGGGCGGCCCTCGCCGGTCACCCGGCCACCCGGCATCCGGACGACCCCCTGCTGTCCGGGGTGTACGGCGTGATCCTCTACGAGGACCTCCCCGACACCCCGGCCGGCCCGCGCCAGCGGAACGTCACCGTCTTCGCCGACGGCCAGATCGACCGCTCGCCCTGCGGCTCCGGCACCTCCACCAGGATCGCCCTCCTCGCCGACGAGGGACGCCTGAAGGAGGGCGACACGCTGACCCACGAATCCGTCGTGGACACCGTGTTCACCGGCCGGATCGCGCCCGGCGGGGAGACGCCGGACGGCCTGGTCACCACGGTGACCGGCACCGCCCACCGCACGGGCGAGCACCTCTTCACGCTCGACCCGTACGACGCCCTGGGCTCGGGGTTCCCGCTGTGA
- a CDS encoding ornithine cyclodeaminase family protein, with translation MTGAPLWVDAPAVARLLSPAGGVDALAGVLGEGLDPESCPQRSALPVPGGELLLMPAASGAWAGVKVAGVAPGNAALGLPRITGSYLLLDGATLRPVALLDGAALTSLRTPAVSALAVRHLTPADEPLRLVLFGSGPQAFAHLDAVLAVRELAETVVVARNPEGAHRLAGYAERLGVPKTRTGTPEDVAGADLVVCCTTAREPLFDGSLVPPGATVVAVGSHEPDAREVDTALVRRAEVYVESRSAALREAGDLLIPEAEGAVGPGHITGTLADLAAGRTPADPRVPRLFKSVGMAWEDLAVAVAVYRAALAEGREAPEGYGGSGSET, from the coding sequence GTGACGGGCGCCCCGCTCTGGGTCGACGCCCCGGCCGTGGCACGGCTGCTCTCCCCGGCCGGTGGCGTCGACGCGCTGGCCGGGGTGCTCGGCGAGGGCCTCGACCCGGAGTCCTGCCCGCAGCGGAGCGCGCTGCCGGTGCCCGGCGGTGAACTGCTGCTGATGCCCGCGGCCTCCGGTGCCTGGGCCGGTGTGAAGGTCGCCGGTGTGGCACCCGGCAACGCGGCCCTCGGGCTGCCCCGGATCACCGGCAGCTACCTCCTCCTCGACGGCGCCACGCTCCGCCCGGTCGCCCTGCTCGACGGCGCCGCGCTCACCTCCCTGCGCACCCCGGCGGTCTCCGCCCTGGCGGTCCGTCACCTCACCCCGGCGGACGAACCGCTGCGCCTGGTGCTCTTCGGCTCGGGCCCGCAGGCCTTCGCCCACCTCGACGCGGTGCTCGCGGTGCGGGAGCTCGCCGAGACGGTGGTCGTCGCCCGCAACCCGGAGGGTGCCCACCGGCTGGCCGGGTACGCCGAGCGGCTCGGCGTGCCGAAGACCCGTACCGGCACGCCGGAGGACGTGGCGGGGGCGGACCTCGTGGTGTGCTGCACCACGGCCCGCGAACCGCTCTTCGACGGGAGCCTGGTCCCGCCGGGCGCCACCGTCGTCGCCGTCGGCTCGCACGAGCCGGACGCCCGTGAGGTCGACACCGCCCTGGTCCGTCGGGCCGAGGTGTACGTCGAGTCGCGGTCGGCGGCGCTGCGCGAGGCCGGGGACCTGCTGATCCCCGAGGCCGAGGGCGCGGTCGGGCCGGGGCACATCACCGGCACGCTCGCCGACCTGGCCGCCGGTCGCACCCCGGCGGATCCCCGGGTGCCGCGCCTCTTCAAGAGCGTCGGCATGGCCTGGGAGGATCTGGCGGTGGCGGTGGCGGTGTACCGGGCCGCCCTCGCGGAAGGACGGGAAGCTCCGGAAGGGTACGGAGGGTCCGGCAGCGAAACGTGA
- a CDS encoding GntR family transcriptional regulator produces MGDLKQHSLIKAQERLRDQVGHALRAALIAGELRPGSVYSAPGLAAELGVSATPVREAMLDLAREGLVEPVRNKGFRITEVSERELDQCTELRMLIEVPTIGRVTELATPEQLEALRPLAQEIVTNARDHNLIGYLEADRLFHLTLLGLAGNDRLVETVGDLRKRSRLYGLTGLDEAGKLVSSAEEHVELLDLMIAGDVKGAEACMHRHLGHVRSLWAEARDEPVERPAGRLGQVRKG; encoded by the coding sequence GTGGGTGACCTGAAGCAGCACAGTCTCATCAAGGCCCAGGAAAGGCTGCGCGACCAGGTCGGTCACGCGCTCAGGGCCGCGTTGATAGCGGGCGAACTACGGCCGGGAAGCGTCTACTCGGCCCCCGGCCTGGCCGCCGAACTCGGCGTCTCGGCCACACCGGTGCGCGAGGCCATGCTCGACCTCGCCCGCGAGGGCCTGGTCGAGCCGGTCCGCAACAAGGGATTCCGGATCACGGAGGTCAGCGAGCGCGAACTCGACCAGTGCACCGAGCTGCGCATGCTGATCGAGGTCCCGACGATCGGCCGGGTCACCGAACTGGCCACGCCCGAGCAGCTGGAGGCGTTGCGGCCGCTCGCCCAGGAGATCGTCACCAACGCCCGTGACCACAACCTCATCGGCTACCTGGAGGCGGACCGGCTCTTCCACCTCACGCTGCTCGGCCTGGCGGGGAACGACCGCCTCGTCGAGACCGTCGGGGACCTGCGCAAGCGCTCCCGTCTGTACGGGCTCACCGGCCTCGACGAGGCCGGCAAGCTGGTCTCCTCGGCCGAGGAGCACGTCGAGCTGCTCGACCTGATGATCGCCGGGGACGTGAAGGGCGCCGAGGCCTGCATGCACCGGCACCTGGGCCATGTGCGCTCGCTGTGGGCCGAGGCCCGCGACGAGCCGGTCGAGCGTCCCGCCGGGCGGCTGGGCCAGGTCCGCAAGGGCTGA
- a CDS encoding PPOX class F420-dependent oxidoreductase has translation MTTSRFDARELLAKSRLGVLATLKADGRPQLSPVMPSYDPATETLYVSMTEGRAKTANLRRDPRAALEVTSDDGRSWATAEGTVTLTGPGTDPHGPEVEALVEYYRLAAGEHPDWDEYRAAMVADGRVLMRMPVDHVYGQSMR, from the coding sequence ATGACGACCTCCCGCTTCGACGCCCGTGAGCTGCTCGCGAAGAGCCGGCTCGGTGTCCTCGCCACCCTCAAGGCCGACGGCCGCCCCCAGCTCTCCCCCGTCATGCCCTCCTACGACCCGGCGACGGAGACGCTGTACGTGTCGATGACGGAGGGCCGCGCCAAGACGGCGAACCTGCGCCGCGACCCGCGCGCGGCCCTGGAGGTCACCAGCGACGACGGGCGGTCCTGGGCGACCGCCGAGGGCACGGTGACGCTCACCGGCCCCGGCACCGACCCGCACGGGCCGGAGGTCGAGGCCCTCGTGGAGTACTACCGGCTGGCCGCCGGCGAGCACCCCGACTGGGACGAGTACCGGGCGGCGATGGTGGCCGACGGGCGGGTGCTGATGCGCATGCCCGTCGACCACGTGTACGGCCAGAGCATGCGCTGA
- a CDS encoding phosphatase PAP2 family protein, which produces MAETLAAAAGPGPRAVLADLRAVDGALYAAVAATPTPALDRGLRRLSHAADNSKISFAVAAALALAGGRARSAAIVGVGAIAVASASANLLGKRLVRRPRPDREAARVTVDRHVPMPTSASFPSGHTASAVAFATAVGVVFPPAAVPLTLLAWTVGYSRVHTGVHYPGDVAGGAALGLASAAVALAGAGAWSRRAEVG; this is translated from the coding sequence TTGGCCGAGACCCTTGCCGCCGCCGCGGGCCCCGGCCCCCGGGCCGTGCTCGCCGATCTGCGGGCGGTGGACGGCGCCCTGTACGCGGCGGTGGCCGCGACCCCCACCCCGGCCCTGGACCGGGGGCTCAGGCGTCTCTCCCACGCGGCCGACAACTCCAAGATCTCCTTCGCCGTGGCCGCCGCGCTCGCCCTCGCCGGGGGCCGGGCCCGCTCGGCCGCGATCGTCGGCGTCGGCGCGATCGCGGTGGCGTCGGCCTCGGCGAACCTGCTCGGCAAGCGGCTGGTGCGCCGCCCGCGCCCCGACCGGGAGGCGGCCAGGGTGACGGTCGACCGCCATGTGCCGATGCCGACCTCGGCGTCCTTCCCGTCCGGGCACACCGCGTCGGCGGTCGCGTTCGCCACGGCGGTGGGCGTGGTCTTTCCCCCGGCCGCCGTCCCGCTGACCCTGCTGGCCTGGACCGTCGGGTACTCGCGCGTCCACACGGGCGTCCACTACCCCGGCGACGTGGCCGGTGGCGCGGCGCTCGGTCTGGCCAGCGCCGCCGTGGCGCTGGCCGGTGCGGGCGCCTGGTCGCGACGCGCGGAGGTCGGGTGA
- a CDS encoding diacylglycerol/lipid kinase family protein translates to MSESGTGARARSRERLFARCALLVAVAAVVALFVPFGAGGLLIVFSGLVGLVLCAAGTWWFLAHRGPVRFLGALLAAGAPVGLLVLYIQGGLWPTALLSLGLWGVALFCARAALPRPRPHRPAAPAARPRRPVLLMNPKSGGGKVERFGLIELAERLGARVVLLETSDSGEQADVEALARRAVANGADLLGVAGGDGTQALVAAVAAEHDLPFLVISAGTRNHFAMDLGLDRTDPTRCLDALTDGEELRVDLGEVAGRPFVNTVSFGVYADVVQRPEYRDAKAGTALNAMPELLAGGEGGRLDAEADDTSLRGQQALLISNNPYVSPDPLGGGRRPRLDRGELGVIAIRVEGAAQAAELAVRGTQAAGLNVLTAHRVEVTAEDDTLPVAVDGEALTLPTPVLCTLRPRALRVLVPRDRPGTAPPVPPLNWSRIVVLAFGPRGEHHARAH, encoded by the coding sequence GTGAGTGAATCCGGTACGGGGGCGCGGGCCCGGTCCCGGGAGCGCCTGTTCGCACGCTGTGCGCTGCTGGTGGCGGTGGCCGCGGTCGTCGCGCTGTTCGTCCCGTTCGGGGCCGGCGGTCTGCTGATCGTCTTCAGCGGTCTGGTGGGTCTCGTCCTGTGCGCGGCCGGCACCTGGTGGTTCCTGGCCCACCGCGGGCCCGTGCGGTTCCTGGGCGCGCTCCTCGCGGCCGGGGCTCCCGTCGGGCTGCTCGTCCTCTACATCCAGGGCGGCCTGTGGCCCACCGCCCTGCTCTCGCTCGGCCTGTGGGGCGTGGCGCTGTTCTGCGCCCGTGCGGCGCTGCCGCGGCCCCGCCCGCACCGTCCGGCGGCACCCGCGGCGCGCCCGCGGCGGCCCGTGCTGCTGATGAACCCGAAGTCGGGCGGTGGCAAGGTCGAGCGCTTCGGCCTGATCGAGCTGGCCGAGCGGCTCGGCGCACGGGTGGTGCTCCTGGAGACCTCGGATTCGGGCGAGCAGGCCGACGTGGAGGCGCTCGCCCGCCGGGCCGTGGCCAACGGCGCCGACCTGCTCGGCGTGGCGGGCGGCGACGGCACGCAGGCGCTGGTGGCGGCGGTCGCCGCCGAGCACGACCTGCCCTTCCTGGTGATCAGCGCCGGCACCCGCAACCACTTCGCCATGGACCTCGGCCTGGACCGCACCGACCCGACCCGCTGCCTGGACGCCCTGACGGACGGCGAGGAACTGCGGGTCGACCTGGGCGAGGTCGCGGGGCGCCCCTTCGTGAACACGGTCTCCTTCGGGGTGTACGCGGATGTCGTGCAGCGCCCCGAGTACCGGGACGCGAAGGCGGGCACGGCGCTGAACGCGATGCCCGAGCTGCTGGCCGGCGGCGAGGGCGGCCGGCTCGACGCCGAGGCCGACGACACCTCGCTCCGCGGCCAGCAGGCGCTGCTGATCAGCAACAACCCGTACGTCTCGCCCGACCCGCTCGGCGGCGGGCGGCGGCCCCGCCTGGACCGTGGCGAGCTGGGGGTCATCGCCATCCGGGTGGAGGGCGCGGCACAGGCCGCCGAGCTCGCCGTCCGCGGCACGCAGGCCGCCGGGCTGAACGTCCTGACCGCCCATCGGGTCGAGGTCACCGCCGAGGACGACACCCTCCCGGTGGCCGTCGACGGCGAGGCGCTGACCCTGCCGACCCCCGTCCTGTGCACCCTGCGGCCGCGCGCCCTGCGCGTCCTCGTCCCGCGCGACCGCCCCGGGACCGCACCGCCCGTCCCCCCGCTGAACTGGAGCCGGATCGTCGTCCTGGCCTTCGGCCCCCGAGGAGAGCACCATGCCCGAGCCCACTGA
- a CDS encoding GNAT family N-acetyltransferase, translated as MPAEMPEAAKLSDGVVTLLPSTDAGARAGDRDPFRSFGIRAGRCVGSVGLRFAAVGLAHGDVDVTYRLHPEARGRGFATRAVLLACAHARCEGARRAVIQTPADDPAAAAVARRAGFLRRGQISHRDGTVLDWYVRELDRG; from the coding sequence ATGCCTGCAGAGATGCCCGAGGCCGCCAAGCTGTCCGACGGAGTCGTCACCCTGCTGCCCTCGACCGACGCCGGGGCGCGGGCCGGGGACCGCGACCCGTTCCGTTCCTTCGGGATCCGGGCCGGGCGGTGCGTGGGAAGCGTCGGGCTGCGGTTCGCCGCCGTCGGACTCGCCCACGGCGACGTCGACGTGACCTACCGTCTGCACCCCGAGGCCCGTGGCCGCGGCTTCGCCACCCGCGCCGTCCTGCTGGCGTGCGCCCACGCCCGCTGCGAGGGCGCCCGCCGCGCGGTGATCCAGACCCCTGCCGACGATCCGGCCGCGGCGGCGGTCGCACGGCGCGCGGGGTTCCTGCGGCGCGGGCAGATCAGCCACCGGGACGGCACCGTCCTCGACTGGTACGTGCGGGAACTCGACCGAGGCTGA
- a CDS encoding cyclic nucleotide-binding domain-containing protein — MRSAAPKISSLPPEHRERLMAFAEDVYFESGHRLFEEQQHADRFWIVKTGAVTLDAKVPGRGSPVIDTLRHGELVGLSWLFPPHLCQSGAEAMTPVRAHEFDALAVRSMCRTDAEFGASVVYWVGEILAYRLHVTRVRLLDLYAPHGSGILA, encoded by the coding sequence ATGAGAAGTGCCGCACCCAAGATCAGCAGCCTGCCGCCCGAGCACCGGGAACGGCTCATGGCCTTCGCCGAGGACGTGTACTTCGAGTCCGGCCACCGGCTCTTCGAGGAGCAGCAGCACGCCGACCGGTTCTGGATCGTCAAGACGGGCGCGGTCACCCTCGACGCCAAGGTCCCCGGACGCGGCTCGCCCGTGATCGACACGCTGCGCCACGGCGAGCTGGTCGGCCTGTCCTGGCTGTTCCCGCCCCACCTGTGCCAGTCGGGCGCGGAGGCGATGACCCCGGTGCGGGCCCACGAGTTCGACGCCCTGGCCGTGCGGTCGATGTGCCGCACGGACGCGGAGTTCGGGGCCTCGGTGGTGTACTGGGTCGGCGAGATCCTGGCCTACCGCCTCCATGTGACGCGGGTCAGGCTGCTCGACCTGTACGCGCCGCACGGCAGCGGCATCCTGGCGTGA
- a CDS encoding alpha/beta hydrolase, with the protein MADKPSIVLVHGFWGGAAHWSRVITELHRRGFGDLHAVENPLTSLADDAERTRKMIRQAAGPVVLVGHSYGGAVISEAGDLPNVSALVYIAAFAPDAGESPGQISQEYPPAAFDNIVPDSDGYLWIKQDRFHESFCQDLSADEALVMAVTQKAPLGSTFGDNVTAPAWRAKPCWYQVSTEDRMIHPDNERRMAARMDPVKTVELDASHASLASQPGAIAELIEVAARETTG; encoded by the coding sequence ATGGCAGACAAGCCCTCGATCGTCCTGGTCCACGGATTCTGGGGCGGAGCCGCCCACTGGTCGCGCGTCATCACCGAACTGCACCGGCGCGGCTTCGGCGACCTGCACGCCGTCGAGAACCCGCTGACCTCGCTCGCCGACGACGCCGAGCGCACCCGCAAGATGATCCGTCAGGCGGCCGGGCCGGTCGTGCTCGTCGGGCACTCCTACGGCGGCGCCGTCATCTCCGAGGCCGGGGACCTGCCGAACGTCTCCGCCCTGGTCTACATCGCCGCCTTCGCCCCGGACGCCGGCGAGAGCCCCGGACAGATCAGCCAGGAGTACCCGCCGGCCGCGTTCGACAACATCGTGCCGGACTCCGACGGCTACCTCTGGATCAAGCAGGACAGGTTCCACGAGAGCTTCTGCCAGGACCTGAGCGCCGACGAGGCCCTGGTCATGGCCGTCACGCAGAAGGCCCCGCTCGGCTCGACCTTCGGCGACAACGTGACGGCCCCGGCCTGGCGCGCCAAGCCCTGCTGGTACCAGGTCTCGACCGAGGACCGGATGATCCACCCGGACAACGAGCGGCGCATGGCCGCGCGGATGGACCCGGTCAAGACCGTCGAGCTCGACGCGAGCCACGCCTCGCTCGCCTCCCAGCCCGGCGCGATCGCCGAGCTCATCGAGGTCGCGGCCCGCGAGACCACCGGCTGA
- a CDS encoding ATP-grasp domain-containing protein, translating into MTGTRPAEALTAEALDSEARPAGARPTLVLVFQRAGLPWVFEAAERAGIDLVLVPRPDEEVRADRLPPGVVELLPLDPDGDRAGALELLRARHAARPFQGITTLYDPMVPFVAEAAELLGLPGIGHDTALGAQDKRLMRERLAAAGLNVPGFVRIEGPDPEPGLAAAGRLGFPVVVKPAHGYSSLGVTRADSPAALRDVVAEVRRVCAEKLDDPAAALVVEEYLDGPEFAVESLAYGGEVRVLSVGYKGEPVGPYFEESVYRAPDTLPAAVREAVVREVTAAHAALGIGEGPTHTELRLRGGHTPYLLEMGARIGGSGASHYVASHVSGTDLAAEALRIAVGGAPSSSAAGGLAAPVGAAANYIVPCGGHGRITAVHGLDEVRADPRVDHVVQMLFPGDVVRPYPDFTGYPAFVLSRHDSPAEAAEFHARLERTVRVEYAGTGGE; encoded by the coding sequence GTGACCGGCACCCGCCCGGCGGAGGCCCTCACCGCGGAGGCCCTCGACTCGGAAGCCCGCCCGGCGGGCGCCCGCCCCACCCTCGTCCTCGTCTTCCAGCGGGCCGGTCTGCCCTGGGTCTTCGAGGCCGCCGAGCGGGCCGGGATCGACCTGGTGCTCGTGCCGCGCCCCGACGAGGAGGTCCGGGCCGACCGACTGCCGCCCGGGGTGGTGGAGTTGCTGCCGCTCGACCCGGACGGCGACCGGGCCGGGGCGCTGGAGCTGCTGCGGGCCCGGCACGCGGCGCGCCCCTTCCAGGGGATCACCACGCTGTACGACCCGATGGTGCCGTTCGTCGCCGAGGCGGCCGAGCTCCTCGGCCTGCCGGGCATCGGGCACGACACCGCGCTCGGCGCGCAGGACAAGCGCCTGATGCGCGAGCGGCTGGCCGCGGCGGGCCTCAACGTCCCCGGCTTCGTCCGGATCGAGGGCCCGGACCCGGAGCCCGGTCTGGCCGCGGCCGGGCGGCTCGGCTTCCCCGTCGTGGTGAAGCCCGCCCACGGCTACTCCAGCCTCGGCGTGACCCGCGCCGACTCCCCCGCCGCGCTGCGCGACGTGGTCGCCGAGGTGCGCCGGGTGTGCGCGGAGAAGCTGGACGACCCGGCGGCGGCGCTCGTGGTCGAGGAGTACCTGGACGGGCCCGAGTTCGCCGTCGAGTCCCTGGCGTACGGGGGTGAGGTGCGGGTCCTGTCGGTGGGCTACAAGGGCGAGCCGGTCGGCCCGTACTTCGAGGAGAGCGTCTACCGGGCGCCCGACACCCTTCCGGCGGCCGTCCGCGAGGCCGTCGTCCGCGAGGTGACGGCGGCCCACGCGGCGCTCGGCATCGGCGAGGGGCCGACCCACACCGAACTGCGGCTGCGCGGCGGGCACACGCCGTACCTGCTGGAGATGGGCGCCCGGATCGGCGGCTCGGGCGCCTCGCACTACGTGGCCTCGCACGTCAGCGGCACCGACCTGGCGGCCGAGGCGCTGCGGATCGCGGTCGGCGGCGCACCGTCGTCATCCGCGGCGGGCGGGCTCGCGGCCCCGGTGGGCGCGGCGGCCAACTACATCGTGCCGTGCGGAGGGCACGGCCGGATCACCGCGGTCCACGGCCTGGACGAGGTGCGGGCCGATCCGCGGGTCGACCACGTGGTGCAGATGCTCTTCCCGGGCGACGTGGTGCGCCCGTACCCGGACTTCACCGGCTATCCGGCGTTCGTGCTGTCGCGCCACGACAGCCCGGCCGAGGCCGCGGAGTTCCACGCGCGCCTGGAGCGGACCGTCCGCGTCGAGTACGCCGGGACGGGCGGGGAGTAG